Proteins encoded together in one Bos indicus isolate NIAB-ARS_2022 breed Sahiwal x Tharparkar chromosome 3, NIAB-ARS_B.indTharparkar_mat_pri_1.0, whole genome shotgun sequence window:
- the FCRL6 gene encoding Fc receptor-like protein 6 isoform X2 translates to MLLWTVALLFVPCVGKIVWLSPQAQPQLVFEGDILILRCRGRKNAALSHVKFYRDGKFLHFSMENQPLLLGTATANSSGWYNCTGRVKYPRNMDSWDSGTAMVQVQELFLPPVLTALPSHELCEGSPVTLRCQTKLHSQKSASRLLFSFHKEGRTLKNRSSRPELRIPAAKEGDAGLYWCKASSEGGQIQKRSPQLELRVWAPVSRPLLTLRPTSLAVGDEVELLCEVQRGSPPILYSFHLNGDILRNHVAPHGGPASCLFRVTSEQDAGNYSCEAGNRVSRETSEPETLSVDDPQVLSAPTSSNWLVPWLPASLLAMMVIAVALLGYCRPWRKNVYHQNENNEGVIYSEIHTITIPREHEARPAQPAQQEKDISVIYAEVRHPQLSKNPDKGLNRRSTIH, encoded by the exons ATGCTGCTCTGGACAGTTGCGCTCCTCTTCG ttccctgtgttgggaaaattg TCTGGCTGAGCCCCCAAGCCCAGCCACAACTTGTGTTTGAGGGGGATATACTGATTCTGCGATGCCGGGGAAGGAAGAACGCGGCACTGTCCCATGTGAAATTCTACAGAGATGGAAAATTCCTCCATTTCTCTATGGAAAACCAGCCTCTCCTCCTGGGGACAGCAACAGCTAACAGCAGTGGCTGGTATAACTGCACTGGGCGGGTGAAATATCCCAGAAACATGGACTCATGGGACTCAGGGACTGCCATGGTTCAAGTCCAAG AGCTGTTCCTGCCTCCCGTGCTGACAGCCCTCCCCTCTCACGAGCTCTGCGAGGGGAGCCCTGTGACCCTGAGATGTCAGACGAAGCTGCACAGTCAGAAGTCGGCCTCGcggcttctcttttccttccacaaGGAGGGCCGCACCCTGAAGAACAGGAGCTCCCGCCCAGAACTCCGCATCCcagcagccaaagagggagacgCCGGGCTTTACTGGTGCAAGGCATCCTCTGAGGGTGGCCAGATCCAGAAACGGAGCCCTCAGCTGGAGCTCAGGGTGTGGg CTCCCGTGTCCCGTCCTCTGCTTACCCTGAGACCCACCAGCCTAGCTGTGGGGGATGAGGTGGAGCTCCTCTGTGAGGTCCAGAGGGGCTCCCCTCCGATCCTGTACTCATTCCACCTCAATGGGGACATCCTGCGGAACCACGTGGCTCCCCATGGGGGACCCGCCTCCTGCCTCTTCCGGGTGACGTCAGAGCAGGATGCTGGGAACTACTCCTGCGAGGCTGGGAACCGTGTCTCCAGAGAGACAAGTGAGCCCGAGACACTCTCTGTGGATG ATCCTCAGGTCTTATCTGCACCCACCAGTAGCAACTGGCTGGTTCCTTGGCTGCCTGCAAGTCTGCTTGCCATGATGGTCATTGCTGTTGCACTTCTGGGGTATTGCAGACCCTGGAGGAAAAACG tttatCACCAGAATGAAAACAACGAAGGAGTTATCTACTCTGAGATTCACACAATCACAATCCCAAGGGAGCATGAAG CCAGGCCTGCCCAGCCAGCCCAGCAGGAAAAG GACATTTCTGTCATCTATGCTGAGGTGAGACACCCACAGCTCAGCAAAAATCCAGACAAGGGGCTGAATAGAAGAAGCACGA
- the FCRL6 gene encoding Fc receptor-like protein 6 isoform X1, producing the protein MLLWTVALLFVPCVGKIVWLSPQAQPQLVFEGDILILRCRGRKNAALSHVKFYRDGKFLHFSMENQPLLLGTATANSSGWYNCTGRVKYPRNMDSWDSGTAMVQVQELFLPPVLTALPSHELCEGSPVTLRCQTKLHSQKSASRLLFSFHKEGRTLKNRSSRPELRIPAAKEGDAGLYWCKASSEGGQIQKRSPQLELRVWAPVSRPLLTLRPTSLAVGDEVELLCEVQRGSPPILYSFHLNGDILRNHVAPHGGPASCLFRVTSEQDAGNYSCEAGNRVSRETSEPETLSVDDPQVLSAPTSSNWLVPWLPASLLAMMVIAVALLGYCRPWRKNGPLPPRNLPSAPSEEQHPLYVNVYHQNENNEGVIYSEIHTITIPREHEARPAQPAQQEKDISVIYAEVRHPQLSKNPDKGLNRRSTIH; encoded by the exons ATGCTGCTCTGGACAGTTGCGCTCCTCTTCG ttccctgtgttgggaaaattg TCTGGCTGAGCCCCCAAGCCCAGCCACAACTTGTGTTTGAGGGGGATATACTGATTCTGCGATGCCGGGGAAGGAAGAACGCGGCACTGTCCCATGTGAAATTCTACAGAGATGGAAAATTCCTCCATTTCTCTATGGAAAACCAGCCTCTCCTCCTGGGGACAGCAACAGCTAACAGCAGTGGCTGGTATAACTGCACTGGGCGGGTGAAATATCCCAGAAACATGGACTCATGGGACTCAGGGACTGCCATGGTTCAAGTCCAAG AGCTGTTCCTGCCTCCCGTGCTGACAGCCCTCCCCTCTCACGAGCTCTGCGAGGGGAGCCCTGTGACCCTGAGATGTCAGACGAAGCTGCACAGTCAGAAGTCGGCCTCGcggcttctcttttccttccacaaGGAGGGCCGCACCCTGAAGAACAGGAGCTCCCGCCCAGAACTCCGCATCCcagcagccaaagagggagacgCCGGGCTTTACTGGTGCAAGGCATCCTCTGAGGGTGGCCAGATCCAGAAACGGAGCCCTCAGCTGGAGCTCAGGGTGTGGg CTCCCGTGTCCCGTCCTCTGCTTACCCTGAGACCCACCAGCCTAGCTGTGGGGGATGAGGTGGAGCTCCTCTGTGAGGTCCAGAGGGGCTCCCCTCCGATCCTGTACTCATTCCACCTCAATGGGGACATCCTGCGGAACCACGTGGCTCCCCATGGGGGACCCGCCTCCTGCCTCTTCCGGGTGACGTCAGAGCAGGATGCTGGGAACTACTCCTGCGAGGCTGGGAACCGTGTCTCCAGAGAGACAAGTGAGCCCGAGACACTCTCTGTGGATG ATCCTCAGGTCTTATCTGCACCCACCAGTAGCAACTGGCTGGTTCCTTGGCTGCCTGCAAGTCTGCTTGCCATGATGGTCATTGCTGTTGCACTTCTGGGGTATTGCAGACCCTGGAGGAAAAACG GGCCCCTTCCACCCCGGAATTTACCCTCAGCCCCAAGTGAAGAGCAGCACCCGCTGTATGTCAATG tttatCACCAGAATGAAAACAACGAAGGAGTTATCTACTCTGAGATTCACACAATCACAATCCCAAGGGAGCATGAAG CCAGGCCTGCCCAGCCAGCCCAGCAGGAAAAG GACATTTCTGTCATCTATGCTGAGGTGAGACACCCACAGCTCAGCAAAAATCCAGACAAGGGGCTGAATAGAAGAAGCACGA